A single Antechinus flavipes isolate AdamAnt ecotype Samford, QLD, Australia chromosome 5, AdamAnt_v2, whole genome shotgun sequence DNA region contains:
- the CCER1 gene encoding coiled-coil domain-containing glutamate-rich protein 1, translating to MALALDRRADPLNLGGGWASPSALPPWSPCHRRRRSTAMSRRRHCSGPKLEYEELRKQAKHQHDPGPPWPHTQRRPERPASPTCWGPGACWTPGPWRCPPVEVWKPPGRVQVVRVYGLRPPCPCCCSCWSAPDKPVPGRLYRKKKKKRWGRKGRGVRRGPRRPLQSSPPVDLSALLRPVNLYGRRAPGMRAPRNTTQFIMNQVYEDMRKQEKQERQQEALRARQAAAAAAAATAAEGQDPEAVVEDCASPPDSIGAHQPVRSGEQEDQEMQLLQETFYSFVQKQLYCLVPSPEAAVEEDEEEEEEGHLLHLSLQQGGIEEEEREEEEEEEEEEEEEEDREEEEEEERYGEEEEESEEGDEEEEFKDENEEEELKEYGNEEVEEEEEVEEEEEEVEEEEEEEEEEEEEQEEEEMEEEEDYQEEEQQEDEDQQSLESPLTSPLTPEEEPEIILNCDFLTRERRILQKLQEGCPMIVQKVLC from the exons ATGGCCTTGGCCCTTGACCGACGGGCGGACCCACTGAACCTAGGTGGCGGCTGGGCCTCGCCATCGGCTCTCCCTCCTTGGTCCCCGTGCCACCGACGGAGGAGGAGCACCGCGATGTCGCGACGGCGCCACTGTTCCGGCCCCAAGCTGGAGTACGAGGAGCTGCGAAAGCAGGCGAAGCATCAGCATGACCCGGGCCCCCCGTGGCCCCATACGCAGCGGCGCCCTGAGCGTCCAGCCAGCCCCACCTGCTGGGGTCCCGGAGCCTGCTGGACCCCCGGCCCGTGGCGCTGCCCCCCCGTGGAAGTTTGGAAGCCGCCGGGTCGAGTGCAGGTGGTGCGGGTGTACGGACTGCGGCCTCCCTGTCcatgctgctgctcctgctggaGTGCACCTGACAAGCCCGTCCCCGGACGGCTCTACcgcaagaagaagaagaagcgcTGGGGCAGGAAGGGCCGCGGCGTACGACGCGGCCCCCGGCGCCCCCTGCAGAGCAGCCCGCCAGTGGACCTGAGCGCCCTGCTGCGCCCGGTCAACCTGTACGGCCGCCGGGCGCCCGGCATGCGCGCTCCGCGCAACACCACGCAGTTCATCATGAACCAGGTCTACGAAGACATGCGCAAGCAAGAGAAGCAGGAGCGCCAGCAGGAGGCCCTGCGGGCCAGGCAGGCTGCGGCCGCGGCGGCTGCAGCGACGGCAGCCGAAGGGCAGGACCCAGAAGCCGTGGTGGAAGACTGCGCTTCCCCCCCGGACAGCATCGGGGCGCACCAGCCGGTGCGCAGCGGGGAGCAGGAAGACCAGGAAATGCAGCTGCTGCAGGAAACTTTCTACAGCTTCGTCCAGAAGCAGCTCTATTGCCTCGTGCCCAGTCCCGAGGCTGCTGtcgaggaggacgaggaggaggaagaagaggggcaTCTGCTCCACCTTTCTCTGCAGCAAGGAGGGattgaggaggaggagagggaa gaggaggaggaggaagaggaggaggaagaagaggaggaggaccgtgaggaagaggaagaagaggagcggtatggagaggaagaggaagaatcgGAGGAGGGGGACGAGGAGGAAGAGTTCAAAGatgagaatgaggaagaagagctGAAAGAGTATGGCAATGAGGAGgttgaagaggaggaggaggttgaagaagaggaggaggaggttgaggaggaggaggaagaggaggaggaggaggaggaagagcaggaagaggaggagatggaggaagaagaggactaCCAGGAGGAAGAGCAGCAGGAAGACGAAGACCAACAATCTCTAGAGAGCCCTCTCACCAGCCCATTAACACCTGAAGAAGAGCCAGAAATCATTTTGAACTGTGATTTTTTAACCCGGGAGCGTAGAATTCTCCAGAAGCTTCAAGAAGGATGCCCTATGATTGTGCAGAAAGTTCTGTGTTAG